The nucleotide sequence CATCTTCTTCATTCTCTGCTTCTAGATCTGAACTTTAATTGTGTACAAACAGACCAAATTGACGTTATGGACGCTCAAAAGCTGGAATCAACCGTTACGAGGCCGGATCAGGCCTTCAATTTGGATCCAGATGTCTCTGTTTCGTCTCCGGTCACTCGCCAGAAAGCTGCCGCTGCTAAGCAGTTGATTGAGAATCATTACAAGAATTATCTTCAAGGATTGCAGGATCGGAAAGAGAGGTAGTTTAATTTCAAGTTTTCTATTGTTTATGAACTTATGATCCTGAATTATGGTGTTGAATTGTGAGTATAGGAGACGAGCGTTACAGAGGAGGGCGGCTGAGGCGAAAGTTTCGAGTGAGGAAGAGGAGCAGTTGTTGAGGAATTTGGAGAAGAAAGAGACGGAGTATATGAGGTTGCAGAGGCATAAGATTGGGATTGATGATTTTGAGCTCTTGACATTGATTGGTAAAGGTGCTTTTGGTGAGGTATAAGCCCTAATTTGTTGACTAATATCACGGTTAATTGTTATAGAATGTGTTAGTGAAACTAAATTATGATGATATTGATTTGTTTTGAGGTGGATCACTAACTTTTAAAGATGTAAATGCCTTTTAAGAACTAGAATTTAGAGTTTTGTAGAGTTTGATTGGTTATCAACTTAGATCTACTCATTGAACCCGAATCGTTGTGTATGCAATAATTTGCTAGAACTTAATCTGATCATGTTCTAATCGTATGATGCAGGTCAGATTATGTCGTGCTAAAACGAGTGGAGAAGTATTTGCAATGAAAAAGCTGAAGAAATCTGATATGCTTAGTCGTGGGCAGGTATTGTTGTTAGAATGATGTTAACATGCATGTGATCTATGTGCTTTTGTATAAGGGTGTTTGATATTAGATCAAGATAATATCGATTGCTACCAATGGTTTAAATCTATCCGAATCATACCGTTATATTTACTtaagatttagtgttttaaaggTTGAAAAGGATGTGGTGTAAAGGTTAGGATCTTAGAGATTCATTGTTTGATGGCTTCTAATCTTTTGTCTGCTTAGGTTGAACATGTTCGATCTGAGAGGAATTTGCTTGTGGAGGTTGATAGTCGATGCATTGTAAAACTATTTTATTCTTTTCAAGATGCTGATTATTTGTACCTTATAATGGAATATTTACCTGGTGGTGACATCATGACGTTGCTAATGAGAGAAGATATTCTTTCTGAGGATGTTGCTCGATTTTATATGGCTGAAAGTATCTTGGCCATTCATTCTATTCACCAGCATAACTACATACACAGGTATTCTATTATATTTCTTGATAAAACAAAATTTACTTGCTTCAAGTGAATTTACATCGAAGCATGTGCTGAACTTCTTTTCACTTGTAGGGACATTAAACCAGATAACCTGATACTGGACCGAAACGGGCATCTAAAGCTGTCTGATTTTGGCTTGTGTAAGCCCATTGAAAGTAAATTTTCATCAATATTGTTGAACGAGGAAGATTATGAAAATCAGGGGCCCCTAAACGACACTGATGGGCAGCAAGTTCCTTGGTTGATGCCAAAAGAAAAATTGCAACAGTGGAAACGTAATCGACGTGCTTTGGTATTACTTTCTTGGCATTTTGAAGAACAGATTGCTTTTATTTCTATTCTAGTATTCTTCCATGTGCTTATCAATAACCTCTCTTTGTGTGAAACTTTATTTTGTAGGCGTTTTCTACAGTTGGAACTCTTGATTATATGGCACCTGAAGTGCTGCTGAAAAAAGGATATGGAATGGAGTGTGACTGGTGGTCACTGGGGGCAATCATGTATGAAATGCTTATCGGTTATCCCCCGTTTTGTTCTGATGATCCTAGGATGACGTGTCGCAAGATCATAAACTGGAGGACATGTTTGAAATTCCCTGAGGAACCAAAAATTTCAAATGAGGCTAGGGATCTCATCTGTCATTTGCTATGCGATGTGGAATCAAGGTTGGGTACTGGTGGAGTCGAAGAAATAAAGGTAGGTAGACtataaaatataattaaataCTGGAAAATCCAGCACTTTTGAAGTTTTTACATCTGTTACTAATGTATGTTCTTTTAGGC is from Helianthus annuus cultivar XRQ/B chromosome 9, HanXRQr2.0-SUNRISE, whole genome shotgun sequence and encodes:
- the LOC110879429 gene encoding serine/threonine-protein kinase tricorner, whose protein sequence is MDAQKLESTVTRPDQAFNLDPDVSVSSPVTRQKAAAAKQLIENHYKNYLQGLQDRKERRRALQRRAAEAKVSSEEEEQLLRNLEKKETEYMRLQRHKIGIDDFELLTLIGKGAFGEVRLCRAKTSGEVFAMKKLKKSDMLSRGQVEHVRSERNLLVEVDSRCIVKLFYSFQDADYLYLIMEYLPGGDIMTLLMREDILSEDVARFYMAESILAIHSIHQHNYIHRDIKPDNLILDRNGHLKLSDFGLCKPIESKFSSILLNEEDYENQGPLNDTDGQQVPWLMPKEKLQQWKRNRRALAFSTVGTLDYMAPEVLLKKGYGMECDWWSLGAIMYEMLIGYPPFCSDDPRMTCRKIINWRTCLKFPEEPKISNEARDLICHLLCDVESRLGTGGVEEIKAHPWFKGVKWDMLYEMEAAYKPVVTGELDTQNFEKFPEVEDPQSAVPRVGPWRKMLTSKDSNFIGYTFKKSDMLKSVGTSGIDMRANGPSKPPSLVSLFGHMDLKATPLPEEEHEQEHKS